From the Egibacteraceae bacterium genome, the window CCGGGCGCCGGCGTGCGCCGGGTCCTGGCCGAATTTCCTCGCCTTCTTCTCCTTCGCGATCGTCACCTTCGACTGCCGCCGGTACAGGAACCAGGTGACGACATCCATCACCCACACCCCGACCGTGCCCGCGGCCGCACCCTTGACCGTCTCGTCTCCCATCCGCTGCCTCCTTGTGCTCGCATGAGCCGGCCAGCGCCCTACCCGAGGCCGCCCCGCGCTACGCGCCAGCGCCCAAGTCCGTTTCCGACGATCGCTCGTGGGCAGCACGACGCCCGCGAACGAAGCGAGCACCGTGGCCAGCAGTGGCGCAGGACGAGTACTGGGCAAGGCGCTGGGTGGTTCAGCCTCAGCCTCGGCATCCCCCAGGTCCTTGCGGGTCACTTGCGCCTGCGACGGCGCCGACCGAGCAGGACGGCGGAGCCGGCCGCGGCGAGGCCGCCGGCGGCCAGCGCCATGGCGAGCGCGCGCATGGGAACCTCGACGGGCGTGGGCGGGCGTTCGCCGGCCTGCTCGCCGGTGCGGCGGATGCGCCACAGCGTGCCGGTGCCGAGCGGCATGCGGATGCCGCCGACCTCTGGGGCCAGGCTGATCTGCCCCCAGTCGACGACGTAGAGGGCCCCGTCGGGGCCGAACTGGCAGTGCGAGGGACGCTCCAGGCCGCGGTGTGGCAGCTTCGACGCGGGACCGGCCAGCTTGTTGACGGCGAAGTCCACGACCGTGCCGGTCTGCAGGTCGACCCGCACGACCTTGTAGCCGACCGGCGTCTTCGCCCGCGTGGTGACCGGAAAGACGTCGCCGTACAGCGCGACGAACGCGTTGCCGACGAACCCGAACGCCGGGTCGCGGGAGACGTCCAGGCCGTTGGCCGCCGCGTGGGGCTCGAAGGTGACGGCAGGCTTGGGCGGGTCAGGGTCGGGGTGGTCGGCGAGGACGGGCTCCTGGCCGCGGCCCGCCGGCCAGCTGGGGTCGTCGAGGCGGATGCCGGAGGAGAAGTCCGGCCATCCGTACCAGGCGCCGTCGTCGATCTCGTAGAGGTCGTCACGAGCAGCGACGACGTACCGGGCGCTGCGCTCATCGATGCCGTGGTTGGTCGCCAACAGGCGCCCGTCGGGATGGAAGGCGGTCCCGAAGGGGTTGCGCAGCCCCCACGCGACCACCTCCAGGTCGCTGCCGTCAGGGTTGCAGCGCAGGATGGCCCCGGAGCACTTCGTGTCGCCGGGGACGACCTGGCCGGGCGCGGTCTCGGTGCCGAACGGCACGTAGGCGCCGGTGCGCACAGTACGGCCCAGCCCACCGAGGACGTCGGCGAACTCGTAGTTGCGCCCCGCAAGGGCCACGTCCGTGGCCGGGACGTCGTGCAGGCCGGGGAACTCTCGCAACCACTCGTAGGAGTAGTTGTCGCCGCCCACCACACCGGAGTTCGTCGTGCTGCCCTGACCCCAGTAGAGCTTGCCGTCCGGGCCCGCCACCGGGTAGTTGGTCATGTGGTCGCCCCACGGCAAGCCCGTGACGATATCCTCGATGCGCCCGTCGGGTTCAAGGCGTGAGATGGCATCGGTATTGGCGAAGTACAGCCGCCCGCCCAGCCAGCACGCGCCGGTGAACGCGCCCTCGATCCGCCAGCGGTCCTCGGGCAGGTCGAAGAACACCTCCGTGTCACCGCTGTAGACGTCCACCCGCAGGATCCGGGGTTTCGACTCGATCTTGTGACCGCACTCGCTGACGTAGCAGAACCCCTCGTCGTCGAAACAGCAGTGCACGGGTGCGTTCAGACCCGTGGCGACCACCTCGGCTACGTAGCCGTCGGGCAGGAGGATGTCGGCGGGGTCGTGGCGCCGGCCGCTGCGCCGTACCAGCCGCATGCGTTGCACGAGCGGGTACAGAGGCGCGTACAGGTAACCGAGGGCGGTGTCCATCATGGGGGCCTTGACCATGCGCGTCAGCCGGCTCATGTCTCGTCCTCTCAGGGCCCTGCACGGCCCGGTCACTGGGCTACTGGGAAACCGCGTCGTCCAGGCGTATCCGCCACACCCGCCCGCTGCCGGCCCGCGCGTCGACCCCGTCGGCGGTCATCTCGAACCAGCCGAAGTCGAGCGCGTACAGCCACGGCCCATGGACGGCCACGTCGATCGGGCGCAGCAGTGGCCCCACACACAGCGGGTGCAGGGACCAGTCGTCCGGGTCGATGCGCGCCAGGCAGCGGCCGACGCGTGGGCCGCCTCCGGCGGTCATCGGGCGCTCGTCGCCGAAGAGGGCCACGATGAGGTGGCCGGCCCGGGGCCGTCCCGGTGGGATGACGGCGAACTTGACCGCTGCGGCATGCGCCGGGAACGCCAGCAACGGCCGTTGCGGCTGGGGCAGCTGGTCGTGGTTGGCCAGCAGGAACCGGGGCGCCGGTCCGCGTTGTGGCCGGTACCGCGGATCAGTGACCGGCTTCCCGCCGATGAAGTCGGGCCAGCCGTACCAGGCGCCCTGGCGGACCTCGAACAGCAGGTCGGGGCCGTTGCCGATGGGTCGGCTGCCCCGGTCGTCGGCGCCCTGGTCGGTGGCCAGCAGCCGGCCGTCGGGCAGGAAGCCCAGACCGAAGGCGTTGCGCAGCCCCCAGGCGACGAGCTCCAGCCCCCCGCCGTCGGGATCGCAGCGCATGACCGCGGCCGTAGCCGGTAGGCCAGCGGCCACCCGTTGACCGGGGCGGGTCGCCGTGCCGAACGGTGAGAACGCCCCGGTCACGGCCGTGGCGTCGTCGCTGGCCGCCGTGGGGTCGAGGGTGGTCGCGTTCTCCCCGGTGAGGACGACGTCGTAGCCGGGGACGTCGTGGGCGTGGGGAAGGCGCCCCAGCCAGCCGACCTCGTAGGCGTCGGGACCGACGATCCCGGAGTTGGTCATCGCGCCCTGGCTGAAGTAGAGCTTTTCGTCCGGCCCGAGCACCGTCATGTTCGTGTGGTAGTTGCCGGGGCCCGGCAGGCCGTCCACGACGACCGACAGGCTGCCCGAGGCGAGGTCAAGCCGGCTTATCCGCGCGGGGTGCCCCCCTTCGGAGACGTACAAACCGCCGCGGTGAAACGTCAGCCCGGTGACCGGGGGACGAAGACTGTCGACGATCGGTGCGGGCTGGCCGGCGGCCCCCAGCCGCACGACCCTGCCTCCCGGTGAGGCGCCCCCGAACGGCAGCCCCGCCTCGGCGACGTAGAGCCCGCCGTCCTCGTCGAACGCCACGCTGGTCGGCAACGACAGACCGGTGGCGACCGCTCGCAGGGGCACGTCGCCCGCCCGACCCTCAGCCATCGCCGGGCTCCCGGTTGCCGCCACTGTCCGCCGGCTGCGCGGCCCGGTCGGTCGCCGCGTCGGGCCGCTGAAGCCACCACAGCAGCGCGGTCGTAGCCAGGACGACGGTGAACACGATCGCGGTGCTGGCCACACTCGCCGCGACCGCGCCGGTGAGGGCGTAGACGAACGCGGCGGGCAGCGAGCCGATAGCCGCCGCCGCCATCGCCGGTCCCCAGCCGAGTGAGGAGGCCCCGGCCAGGATCGCCACCGTCTCGGCCAGCACTGGCACCGGTCGGCTCGCCACGATCGCCAGCGGCCCCCACCGCTCCAGCAGCGCGTCCGCGCGGCGGCGCTCGGGATCAGGTACGAGCCGCTCCAGGAGGCTCCCACCGCCCCGGCCGATCCCGAAGGCCACGACTGCCGCGCCCATGCTACCCGCAAGCGACAGCAGCGTGCCGGCGACGACGCCGAACAGCGCCCCGTGGGCGACCATGACCAGGCTGGAGGGCACAGGCAAGGCGACGTCGGCGACGAGGAGGCCGACGCCGACGGCCGCCGCCGCTCCGCCCGCTGTGCCCCGCAGCCAGGGCAGCGGGTCGGCGAGCAGGGGAACCTCGAGGCCTTCCACCACGAGAAAGCTCCCGACGAACACTGCGACCAGGGCCGAGACGACCGCGGGGTAGCGCCGCATGCGGCTGGCGACAGCGACCTCGGCGTCGTCGGCCGTCGTCCTCACCTCCCGCAGCACGGGTCCAGGCGAGACGCCAATACCCATTGGCGTCAGACGCACACCCCATTCCTTCAGCAGCGGCAGCTCGCGCTACCAGCCGATCTTCCCGATCGTGGCAAGGGCGGCAACGTCCCCCGAGGTGGTCCTTCGCCCCGCATACGCAGCAGACGGTGGACACCCTCGTCAGTCCCCCCGGGTGTGTTCTCGCGTCGTCGACCCGTTACTCCAGGTTCTCCCTCTCCTCGTCGGTGGGCTCTGTGGAGCCGCCCAGGTCGTCGCGCAAGGCTTCGGTGGGTGTCTTCCCCTGCATCTCCTCGGTAATCTGCTCGCCCACGCGTTTGAAGGATCCCTTCAGCGGCTTCTTGAACACGCCCTCGTCTTCCTGGGCGTCCTGCTCGTGGCCGTGCTGTTGCTCGTTCATTGCTACCTCCTCCGCCGCGGGGTGCGGCCGTCGCCTCGGGTTCTGCGTTGCACACATCGGCCCGGCTTCTACGTCCGGGGTTGTGTGTCCGCTCCGGTACGCCTGTCCGTCGCCCCCTGGTCGCCTCCGCCGAACGCGTCCTTTACCTTGCCCGCCGCCTGGTGGGCCACCGCCCCTGAGATCATGCTGCTATCCAGATCCTCGGTCCCGTCGGTGGGAGCTTCGAAGAGCAGGCGCTCGGCGTACGGGGCGTTGCGGCCCATGCTGTAGGCGACGGTGTTCTCCGCGGTCGCCTCCCGGGCCTCTTCGACCGTGCGCTTGCCCGTGACGATCTCGTGCACCAAGTTCATCGCCAGGATGTTGGCCGCCTCCGCATCGCAGCGGGCGGCCACCTCGCCCTTCGTGCGGTCCACGATGACGCTGCCGTCCCATTCGGCGATCGCACCGATCATGTCGGGCGGCACCCGGTAGTTGACGACCTGGGTGAGGAAGTCGGTGTGGGGTGCGGGGAAGTTGTGCGTCACCACGTCGCTGGTGATCTTTGTTTCCTTCCACGGACCGTTGTGGTACCAGAACAGCTTGGTAGGGGTGGCCTCGTTCGGCGGGCCGTACTTGTCGAGCAGCTGGCGGGCGACCCGCTGGTTGGGCTGCGGCCATGCCTCGATGATCCGCTCGGCGTCGCTGAGCGCGACCCTTTGCTGGGTCCCGTGCGAGGTTTCCGTCTCACCTTTGGCCTCGTGCGCGACGCCGTCCGCTGCGGCGCCGAGGTAGGTCGCCATGCGTTCGCCGGTCGACAACTCCTCCGCCTGCGACTGTCGTTGCTCCGTCATGGCCTTCCCTCCGTTTGGATGACGCTCCCAGCGTGTTGCCAGCGTCTACCGTCAATGTCCGGTAGCGTTACACTTCAAACCCACGGATGATCGGCAGCATGTCCGGCAGAAGCGTGGACAGTCCCGGGGGCGCGGGCTCGTCGAGGGGGACAGGTGGCGGTGTGGGCAGGCTTCACCCGGCGATACGGTCGAGGAGCCTGGGGAGCAGCGCTGGCCGTGGGGTTGCGACCAGCGCGCGGGAGGCCCTTTGTTGGTGATGACGGCCAGGAAGACGCTTGCCGCCCGTGCGGCAAGCGTCGGTGGTCCCTTGACACCCGGGCACGGGGCGGCGCGTGGTCGCCGCCGACTACGCTACGGCATGGTGAGTCGACAGCTGGCGCGACCACGGAACGATCCGCGCCAGTATGACGACCTGGCGGACGCGTGGTGGGAGCCGGGTGGGGCGTTCGCGGCGTTGCGCTGGATCGCCGCGGCTCGCGCCGAGGTGGTGCCCCCGCCCCCGCGTCCGGGGGCGGTGCTGGTCGATGCGGCGTGTGGCGGCGGGCTGATGGCGCCCTACGTGGGCGGCTACCGCCACGTGGGCGTGGACGTCAGCGCCTCGGCTGTGGCGGTGGCTGCCGCTCACGGCGTGGAGGTTGTGCGCGGTGACGTGACGGCGTTGCCGTTGGCCGACGGCATCGCCGACGTGGTGGTGGCGGGTGAGATCTTCGAGCACGTCAGCGACCTCGACGCGGCGGTGCGCGAGGTCACCCGCGTGCTCAAGCCGGGCGGGCTGCTGGTGTGCGACACGATCAACAACACCCCCTGGGCGCGTTTTGTCCTGGTCACCGTGGGCGAGCGGATCCGCGGTGTGGCGCCACCGGGCATCCACGACCCGGCCCTGTTCGTCGCACCCGACCGGCTGGTGGCGCTGTGCGCGCGGCACGGGGTCCACCTGCGGGTGTGGGGGTTGCGCCCGCGCCCGCTCGAGCTCCTGGGGTTCCTGGCGGACCGGGCTCGGCCGGTCCGGCTGCGCCCGACCCGCTCGCTGCGTGGGCTGTATCAGGGCGTGGGCCGCAAGGCGGCCGCGTGAACCCGGTCGCGGTGGCCGACGGGCTGGCGGGCCGCTTCGCCGAGCGTGCGGGCGGGTATGACCGCGACGCGTCGTTCCCGGTCGCCGACGTGGACGACCTGCGTGAAGCCGGCCTGCTGGGGCT encodes:
- a CDS encoding VTT domain-containing protein — encoded protein: MLREVRTTADDAEVAVASRMRRYPAVVSALVAVFVGSFLVVEGLEVPLLADPLPWLRGTAGGAAAAVGVGLLVADVALPVPSSLVMVAHGALFGVVAGTLLSLAGSMGAAVVAFGIGRGGGSLLERLVPDPERRRADALLERWGPLAIVASRPVPVLAETVAILAGASSLGWGPAMAAAAIGSLPAAFVYALTGAVAASVASTAIVFTVVLATTALLWWLQRPDAATDRAAQPADSGGNREPGDG
- a CDS encoding PQQ-dependent sugar dehydrogenase, which codes for MSRLTRMVKAPMMDTALGYLYAPLYPLVQRMRLVRRSGRRHDPADILLPDGYVAEVVATGLNAPVHCCFDDEGFCYVSECGHKIESKPRILRVDVYSGDTEVFFDLPEDRWRIEGAFTGACWLGGRLYFANTDAISRLEPDGRIEDIVTGLPWGDHMTNYPVAGPDGKLYWGQGSTTNSGVVGGDNYSYEWLREFPGLHDVPATDVALAGRNYEFADVLGGLGRTVRTGAYVPFGTETAPGQVVPGDTKCSGAILRCNPDGSDLEVVAWGLRNPFGTAFHPDGRLLATNHGIDERSARYVVAARDDLYEIDDGAWYGWPDFSSGIRLDDPSWPAGRGQEPVLADHPDPDPPKPAVTFEPHAAANGLDVSRDPAFGFVGNAFVALYGDVFPVTTRAKTPVGYKVVRVDLQTGTVVDFAVNKLAGPASKLPHRGLERPSHCQFGPDGALYVVDWGQISLAPEVGGIRMPLGTGTLWRIRRTGEQAGERPPTPVEVPMRALAMALAAGGLAAAGSAVLLGRRRRRRK
- a CDS encoding methyltransferase domain-containing protein, whose amino-acid sequence is MVSRQLARPRNDPRQYDDLADAWWEPGGAFAALRWIAAARAEVVPPPPRPGAVLVDAACGGGLMAPYVGGYRHVGVDVSASAVAVAAAHGVEVVRGDVTALPLADGIADVVVAGEIFEHVSDLDAAVREVTRVLKPGGLLVCDTINNTPWARFVLVTVGERIRGVAPPGIHDPALFVAPDRLVALCARHGVHLRVWGLRPRPLELLGFLADRARPVRLRPTRSLRGLYQGVGRKAAA